One Nicotiana tomentosiformis chromosome 1, ASM39032v3, whole genome shotgun sequence genomic window, TTTCTCAAAACACCCAAGACCTTCGGTCAAGAGCGGAGGATGACATCCACGTTCCACCACATTGTTGGTGGTTGATTTTCCACTTATACACACATATCATGACTATGAGAAAAGGAAATTAATAGATTCATATTTAATTTACTTTAGCAGAATGTCAGTGATGTCAAACCTGATTGGTCCATCTCATTCAAAAGCCAAAGTAATAGACATGTGCctaagaaaaatatttggctGAGAAAACTTttgatttggtagccaactttgttgaattgtcaacattgaagaaaaagaaggaaaaatgtgtgtaaattgtcaaatataataggctttagagagtgagaCTTCGGCTATAAAAGGAGAATTTCGGCTCTCATTTCTAcgcaccaacaaagagagaaagaaagagtgaggtttcatagacaaggtataagaaaatagtcggTGAGAATAATAGAGAGTAAGTGATATTGTAGTGAgttgggaatatcaaaagagggttatttcttttgagtgttgtagtggtctttggagtattttactcggacctacaaagtgtaaaattccttgctatagtgatatcagttgctcgtctcggggccgtggtttttcccttattcaaaagggttttccacgtaaaaatctttgtgtcgttgtcactcttttattcttgttaattagcGTATCTCGATGCTacattattattccgcttttattactatgaatattatttatgtagGGAGTTTATTCCCAATAAAATCAAATTTGCTTGAACACCCTGATGATGAGATCATATGATACTCATCTGAATTCAATGAAAAATATAGAAAGCACGAATtcaatgaaaaaaaaatacttctaaaacttgtgttttaaaattttaagGGGTATTAATTACTATTTATACATAGTAGACAAGActattttttcacttcaaaataaatttgaacaattcgaagcatatgaaaatattttttgttttctatttAGCGTAAAAAACTGAGATCACTAGATAatgaaaatttggaaataatACTGCCTTAATCTTGAGTGTTCCTTAATGCATAATAATCGATTcgatattgatggtttagatttattttctgaattaaaagtgttaagaaaaatagtacaattagaagataatagttttgaaggggagccttggcgtaactggtaaagttgatgccatgtgaccaggaggtcatgggttcgagccgtggaaacagtctCTTGCAAAAATgtagggtaaggttgcgtacaatagatcCTTGTAGTCTGGCACTTCCCCGGACCTCGCGCATAgcggagcttagtgcaccgggctgcccttttagaAGATAATAGTTTAATTGAtgtactcaatcaaataaaaagatttgattcttttccaaatgtctttattgcttatagaataatgttaataaCTCCTGTTACCGTTGCTTCAGCAGAaagaaatttttcaaaattaaaattgataaaatgttAACTAAGCTCAATAATGTCTAAAGAGAGATTAAATAAATTAACtatattgtcaattgagaaagaattattataaaaaaattattaatcaCTTTGCAtctaaaagaaaaactaaaaaaatggacttcaaattaaaaaaataataatttaaaaaataattaaggcCCCTCATAAAAAATTAATAACCCTAAAGATTGTTTAAGAGCTAGGGCATACTTAATTACAATTAATACTAGCTAGTACTACTTCCAAAAATGAGCTAGCACATAATCTCGAAAACTAAACACTCAGGCCATCTTTTATATAATAAGTGAAAACAAGAACGCCCAAAATTTTGGTAGAACATTCAGTAGTATTAATTTTTAGGAGTACTACATAAACTATCAATGGCCATCTTTAATATGTTCGACCATATATCCCTAGCTAGTAAAAACTATTACAGAAACAtaagaaaaattcaaaatatattaaTAAATCATAGTATTGTAGTACAGGTTTGTAACTTTATCTAAGAGCTAGCTTGGGATTAAACTACATATATTATCTAGCAAATATATCCTCTGACTAACAGAAATTGATAGTATCGAGATCGACATCTTCCGGGGAAGCCCACAAAGTAGTATGTTGATGGTCTTCGACTTGGTATTCCATATTCTCTTGATCATCCTTTGCTATAATATCATTCGACATTATTATTCTATTGTCTTCAGCTTGAACATCTTCTGATTGCATAACGGAATCAATATATTCTTCAAGTAAATGGACTTGGCCTTCATCTCCCTGATCTACGCAATATTGAACATTCTCATCATCCACGCCATTAACAATATCCTCTGGGGAGCCCAACAAACCAAGTACATGGTCTCTAACTTGATCTTCCTCTACGTATtggataatattattctcttGATCATCCTTTGCTATAGTACCACTCGATCTTATTCCATTGTCTTCAACTTGAACATCTTCTTGCAGCACGGACTTGATAAATTCTTCAATTTCTCTCATCTTCTCATCATTAACTACCTCCTCAATATTGTTTCCATTTTTTTTGTCACCAGGTTTGCCCTTCTTCTTGATCTTACAAATTACGAAACCTTTGTTCTTAGTCTCCCTAGCAACCAGATAACGATCAAACAAAGAGTACTCAGTCATCAACCACTCGCCATTCACGTTGTTTGACGATTTATTAGTGGGGATGTACTTCAAACTTTTCACGTAGCCCATGAGTCTCCCTTTATTATCAAACACATCTCGACCTTTGTTTTGAAGCTTCCAAGTGCCCTTCCCAACAGTTCTTGAAACTCTTTTCCACGTAGGTTTCTCTTTCTTTTGCAGAGTTATGAAGTAACgagtgttgttgttgttattgtttcccCTATCATAAGCTTCGAAAATCTGCCATGGCTCCTTGTCGGCGTAGAGATCCGCCACTTGCATGAGTTCATTCTGAAAGGGAAGTGGCTCGTCTCTCACAAACCCTACTAGATACTTGAGCACTTCCCTGCCCGTCGGATGAAAGCGATGACCCATCGAACGAGAAAAACACTTAGCCTGAGAATACTCCATTAACAGTAGTACTGACGCGAAGAAACAAGCTAAAATATTGTTATCTGACGAATATATGAGTAAGAAAGAAATAGTAGACTGGCGAAAACCCTAGTACGTACGTTGTTACTGATGATCGATCAACAACGGATACAGTTACTAGCTATGAATTGATGGTTGAGTTTTGAGGTACTCTATATTTATAGCTATCTGGGGCGTGGAATTGAATATATAGCGTATTTTTCAATGCAtgatttatttccttattttttttaggGTTTTACGTGGAAGTTGTTGATTGGATGGGATATGTGGAGAAGGATCGTGATCCCATATATACTTTCCTTACTTTATGATATTTTCCCGTCTTTTTCTTTATAACTAGCATATATAATTACTTAAATGTACTAGCTTTTCTTATTTCCTTTATCTATTTTGTGGCTC contains:
- the LOC138907244 gene encoding NAC domain-containing protein 53-like, producing MEYSQAKCFSRSMGHRFHPTGREVLKYLVGFVRDEPLPFQNELMQVADLYADKEPWQIFEAYDRGNNNNNNTRYFITLQKKEKPTWKRVSRTVGKGTWKLQNKGRDVFDNKGRLMGYVKSLKYIPTNKSSNNVNGEWLMTEYSLFDRYLVARETKNKGFVICKIKKKGKPGDKKNGNNIEEVVNDEKMREIEEFIKSVLQEDVQVEDNGIRSSGTIAKDDQENNIIQYVEEDQVRDHVLGLLGSPEDIVNGVDDENVQYCVDQGDEGQVHLLEEYIDSVMQSEDVQAEDNRIIMSNDIIAKDDQENMEYQVEDHQHTTLWASPEDVDLDTINFC